A single Micromonospora sp. CCTCC AA 2012012 DNA region contains:
- the glgB gene encoding 1,4-alpha-glucan branching protein GlgB: MDQLIAGETHDPHGVLGAHPADGRTTLRTLRRGAGDVAAVVDGERHPMKRVHDVGVFEATVPGEVLDYRVEVDGTTHDDPYRYPPTLGDLDLHLIGEGRHERLWEALGARVFDEGVAFTVWAPNARGVRVVGDFTGWGPDDGWPMRCLGSSGVWEIFVPGAHAGARYKYRILGADGRWRDKADPMAAYAEVPPATASVVHHSTYEWQDAAWLQQRARRQPHQEPMSVYEVHLGSWRPGLSYRDLAEQLTEYVTGLGFTHVELLPVMEHPFGGSWGYQVTGYYSPTSRFGDPDDFRHLVDTLHRAGIGVILDWVPAHFPKDEWALARFDGTPLYEHPDPRRGEHPDWGTYVFDFGRREVRNFLVANALYWLEEFHVDGLRVDAVASMLYLDYSRQEGQWLPNVHGGRENLEAIALLQEVNATAYRHHPGVTMIAEESTAWPGVTRPTADGGLGFGFKWNMGWMHDTLLYASKDPIYRQHHHHQLTFSLAYAWSENYVLPISHDEVVHGKGSLAGKMPGDTWQRLANVRALLAYMWAHPGKQLLFMGCELADDREWSEERGLDWYLLHDPARAGVQRLVGDLNAVYRQTPALWAQDTEPAGFRWIAGDDVANNAASFVRIAPDGATLVCVANFSAQPLEDYRVGLPAGGTWTEVINTDAQHYGGSGVGNLGAVHAQDVPWHGLVASAPLRVPPLGVLWLRRD; the protein is encoded by the coding sequence ATGGACCAGCTGATCGCCGGCGAGACGCACGACCCGCACGGGGTGCTCGGCGCGCACCCGGCCGACGGGCGCACCACGCTGCGCACCCTGCGCCGGGGCGCCGGCGACGTGGCCGCCGTGGTCGACGGCGAACGGCACCCGATGAAGCGGGTGCACGACGTGGGCGTCTTCGAGGCGACCGTGCCGGGTGAGGTGCTCGACTACCGGGTCGAGGTGGACGGGACGACGCACGACGACCCGTACCGCTACCCGCCCACCCTCGGCGACCTGGACCTGCACCTGATCGGCGAGGGGCGGCACGAGCGGCTCTGGGAGGCGCTCGGCGCGCGGGTCTTCGACGAGGGGGTCGCCTTCACCGTCTGGGCGCCCAACGCGCGCGGCGTCCGGGTGGTCGGCGACTTCACCGGCTGGGGCCCGGACGACGGCTGGCCGATGCGCTGCCTCGGGTCCAGCGGCGTCTGGGAGATCTTCGTCCCGGGCGCGCACGCCGGGGCCCGCTACAAGTACCGCATCCTCGGGGCCGACGGGCGGTGGCGGGACAAGGCCGACCCCATGGCGGCGTACGCGGAGGTGCCGCCGGCCACCGCCTCGGTGGTGCACCACTCGACGTACGAGTGGCAGGACGCGGCCTGGCTCCAGCAGCGGGCGAGGCGCCAGCCGCACCAGGAGCCGATGAGCGTCTACGAGGTGCACCTCGGCTCGTGGCGGCCCGGCCTGAGCTATCGGGATCTGGCCGAGCAGCTCACCGAATACGTGACCGGACTGGGCTTCACGCACGTGGAGTTGCTGCCCGTCATGGAGCACCCGTTCGGCGGCTCCTGGGGCTACCAGGTCACCGGCTACTACTCCCCCACCTCCCGCTTCGGCGACCCGGACGACTTCCGCCACCTGGTGGACACCCTGCACCGGGCCGGGATCGGCGTCATCCTGGACTGGGTGCCCGCGCACTTCCCCAAGGACGAGTGGGCGCTGGCCCGCTTCGACGGCACCCCGCTCTACGAGCACCCCGACCCGCGCCGCGGCGAGCACCCCGACTGGGGCACGTACGTCTTCGACTTCGGTCGCCGCGAGGTGCGCAACTTCCTCGTCGCGAACGCCCTCTACTGGCTGGAGGAGTTCCACGTCGACGGGCTGCGGGTCGACGCGGTCGCCTCGATGCTCTATCTGGACTACTCCCGCCAGGAGGGGCAGTGGCTGCCCAACGTGCACGGCGGCCGGGAGAACCTGGAGGCCATCGCCCTGCTCCAGGAGGTCAACGCGACGGCCTACCGACACCACCCCGGGGTGACGATGATCGCCGAGGAGTCCACCGCGTGGCCCGGCGTCACCCGCCCCACCGCCGACGGCGGGCTGGGCTTCGGGTTCAAGTGGAACATGGGCTGGATGCACGACACCCTGCTCTACGCCTCGAAGGACCCGATCTACCGGCAGCACCACCACCATCAGCTCACCTTCTCCCTGGCGTACGCCTGGAGCGAGAACTACGTGCTGCCGATCAGCCACGACGAGGTGGTGCACGGCAAGGGCTCGCTGGCCGGGAAGATGCCCGGCGACACCTGGCAGCGGCTGGCGAACGTCCGCGCGCTGCTGGCGTACATGTGGGCGCACCCGGGCAAGCAGCTGCTCTTCATGGGCTGCGAGCTGGCCGACGACCGGGAGTGGAGCGAGGAACGCGGCCTCGACTGGTACCTGCTGCACGACCCGGCCCGGGCCGGGGTGCAGCGCCTGGTCGGTGACCTCAACGCCGTCTACCGGCAGACCCCGGCGCTCTGGGCGCAGGACACCGAGCCGGCCGGGTTCCGCTGGATCGCCGGGGACGACGTCGCCAACAACGCCGCGTCGTTCGTCCGGATCGCCCCGGACGGGGCGACGCTGGTCTGCGTGGCGAACTTCTCCGCCCAGCCGCTGGAGGACTACCGGGTCGGGCTGCCGGCCGGCGGCACCTGGACCGAGGTGATCAACACCGACGCGCAGCACTACGGCGGTTCGGGGGTGGGGAACCTGGGCGCGGTGCACGCTCAGGACGTGCCGTGGCACGGCCTGGTGGCGTCCGCGCCGCTGCGGGTTCCACCGCTCGGCGTCCTCTGGCTCCGCCGCGACTGA
- a CDS encoding alpha-1,4-glucan--maltose-1-phosphate maltosyltransferase — protein sequence MSGRFPIEDVSPVVACGRYPAKAVVGEVVPVSARAYREGHDALGCNVVWLGPDGVARPFTRMRPGEPGQDRWHATITPDAVGDWVFTVEAFQDPYLTWQNAVTKKIAAGQGPAELANDLAEGARVLDAALELVPAGDRIRVRAAAKALRNTKLPLPRRVAPALDLAVLLWDHPVRELVTTGEAHRLWVDRPRALFSAWYEFFPRSEGAVPATADAPARSGTFRTAVDRLPGVAAMGFDVLYLPPIHPIGRVNRKGRNNSLTAGPDDVGSPWAIGAAEGGHDAIHPDLGTPEDFRAFVAAAQAQGLEVALDLALQCAPDHPWVTAHPEWFTTRADGSIAYAENPPKKYQDIYPLNFDNDPAGIRAEVLRVVLHWVGEGIRIFRVDNPHTKPFDFWHWLIAEVKKVDPDVLFLAEAFTRPAIMHGLGKIGFTQSYTYFTWRTTAAEIREYCEELVASVDWMRPNFWPNTPDILHESLQHGGPPMFKIRAVLAALLSPSWGMYAGYELFEHVARPGAEEYLDNEKYELRPRDWAGAQAHGRSLAPFITTLNRVRRDNPALHRLRNLVFHDIDNPALLCWSKYDPASGNTVIVICSFDPQTVQWGNTTLDMPALGFDWHDRFTVHDELTGTSYDWGQRNAVRLDPYLQPAHVFTVRRPGVPHAPEPAAGPDLTVTDVPADLSGGTAPTAPAAKDDARWTS from the coding sequence GTGAGCGGACGGTTCCCGATCGAAGACGTCTCCCCCGTGGTCGCCTGCGGTCGCTACCCCGCCAAGGCGGTGGTGGGCGAGGTCGTGCCGGTCTCCGCGCGGGCCTACCGCGAGGGGCACGACGCGCTCGGCTGCAACGTGGTCTGGCTCGGCCCGGACGGCGTGGCCCGTCCGTTCACCCGGATGCGGCCCGGCGAGCCCGGGCAGGACCGCTGGCACGCCACCATCACGCCGGACGCCGTCGGCGACTGGGTGTTCACCGTCGAGGCCTTCCAGGATCCCTATCTGACCTGGCAGAACGCGGTGACCAAGAAGATCGCCGCCGGCCAGGGCCCGGCGGAGCTGGCCAACGACCTGGCCGAGGGCGCCCGGGTGCTGGACGCGGCGCTCGAGCTGGTCCCGGCCGGCGACCGCATCCGGGTGCGGGCGGCGGCGAAGGCGCTGCGCAACACCAAGCTGCCGCTGCCGCGCCGGGTCGCCCCGGCCCTCGACCTGGCCGTCCTGCTCTGGGACCACCCGGTGCGGGAGCTGGTCACCACCGGCGAGGCGCACCGGCTCTGGGTGGACCGCCCCCGGGCGCTCTTCTCCGCCTGGTACGAGTTCTTCCCCCGCTCCGAGGGCGCGGTCCCGGCCACCGCCGACGCCCCCGCCCGCTCCGGCACCTTCCGCACCGCCGTCGACCGCCTCCCGGGCGTCGCGGCGATGGGCTTCGACGTGCTCTACCTGCCGCCGATCCACCCGATCGGGCGGGTCAACCGCAAGGGCCGCAACAACTCGCTCACCGCCGGGCCCGACGACGTGGGCTCGCCGTGGGCGATCGGCGCCGCCGAGGGCGGCCACGACGCCATCCACCCCGACCTGGGTACGCCGGAGGACTTCCGGGCCTTCGTCGCCGCCGCGCAGGCGCAGGGCCTCGAGGTGGCGCTGGACCTGGCGTTGCAGTGCGCCCCCGACCACCCGTGGGTGACCGCGCACCCGGAGTGGTTCACCACCCGCGCCGACGGCAGCATCGCGTACGCGGAGAACCCGCCGAAGAAATATCAGGACATCTATCCGCTGAACTTCGACAACGACCCGGCGGGCATCCGCGCCGAGGTGCTGCGGGTGGTGCTGCACTGGGTCGGCGAGGGCATCCGGATCTTCCGGGTGGACAACCCGCACACCAAGCCGTTCGACTTCTGGCACTGGCTGATCGCCGAGGTCAAGAAGGTCGACCCGGATGTGCTCTTCCTCGCCGAGGCGTTCACCCGGCCGGCGATCATGCACGGGCTGGGCAAGATCGGCTTCACCCAGTCGTACACCTATTTCACCTGGCGCACGACGGCCGCCGAGATACGGGAGTACTGCGAGGAGCTGGTCGCCTCGGTCGACTGGATGCGGCCCAACTTCTGGCCCAACACGCCGGACATCCTGCACGAGTCGCTCCAGCACGGCGGCCCGCCGATGTTCAAGATCCGGGCGGTGCTGGCCGCGCTGCTCTCCCCCTCCTGGGGCATGTACGCCGGCTACGAACTCTTCGAGCACGTGGCCCGCCCCGGCGCCGAGGAATACCTCGACAACGAGAAGTACGAGCTGCGCCCCCGGGACTGGGCCGGTGCGCAGGCCCACGGCCGCTCCCTCGCCCCCTTCATCACCACCCTGAACCGGGTCCGGCGGGACAACCCGGCCCTGCACCGGCTGCGCAACCTGGTCTTCCACGACATCGACAACCCGGCGCTGCTCTGCTGGTCCAAGTACGACCCGGCCAGCGGCAACACGGTCATCGTGATCTGCTCGTTCGACCCGCAGACCGTGCAGTGGGGCAACACCACCCTGGACATGCCGGCGCTCGGCTTCGACTGGCACGACCGTTTCACCGTCCACGACGAGCTGACCGGGACCAGCTACGACTGGGGCCAGCGCAACGCGGTCCGGCTCGACCCGTACCTGCAACCCGCGCACGTGTTCACGGTGCGCCGGCCGGGTGTCCCGCACGCTCCCGAGCCCGCCGCCGGGCCCGACCTGACCGTCACAGACGTACCCGCCGACCTCTCCGGCGGCACCGCCCCGACCGCACCGGCCGCGAAGGACGACGCCCGATGGACCAGCTGA
- a CDS encoding class I SAM-dependent methyltransferase — protein sequence MVDAIFGDPRLARVYDAFDGERDDLGAYLAIAGELSARRVLDVGCGTGELAILFARHGHRVVGVDPAAASLDVARAKEQPDGIRWLHGDATTLPALDVDLATMTGNVAQVFLTDDGWARTLRGVHAALRPHGHLVFETRRPERRAWQEWATESGPTIRQVPGVGAVERHLTVTDVSLPLVSFRYTFRFPADGTVLTSDSTLRFRERDEVESGLTAAGYRVLDVRQAPDRPGREFVFVAQRAG from the coding sequence GTGGTGGATGCGATCTTCGGTGATCCGCGGCTGGCGCGGGTCTACGACGCGTTCGACGGGGAGCGCGACGACCTGGGCGCCTACCTGGCGATCGCCGGCGAACTGTCCGCGCGGAGAGTGCTCGACGTCGGGTGCGGCACCGGCGAGCTGGCGATCCTGTTCGCCCGGCACGGGCACCGGGTGGTCGGCGTCGACCCGGCCGCCGCCTCCCTCGACGTGGCCCGGGCCAAGGAGCAGCCGGACGGGATCCGCTGGCTGCACGGCGACGCCACCACGCTGCCGGCGCTCGACGTCGACCTGGCGACGATGACCGGCAACGTGGCGCAGGTCTTCCTCACCGACGACGGCTGGGCGCGGACCCTCCGCGGCGTCCACGCCGCCCTCCGGCCGCACGGCCACCTCGTCTTCGAGACCCGACGCCCCGAGCGTCGCGCCTGGCAGGAGTGGGCGACGGAGAGCGGCCCGACCATCCGGCAGGTGCCGGGCGTCGGAGCGGTGGAACGACACCTGACGGTCACCGACGTCAGCCTGCCCCTCGTCTCGTTCCGCTACACGTTCCGGTTCCCGGCTGACGGGACGGTCCTCACGTCGGACTCGACGCTGCGGTTCCGCGAGCGGGACGAGGTCGAATCCGGCCTCACCGCCGCCGGCTACCGGGTCCTCGACGTACGCCAAGCGCCGGACCGCCCCGGCCGGGAGTTCGTCTTCGTCGCGCAGCGGGCGGGCTGA
- a CDS encoding M48 family metallopeptidase, producing MRTSLRALLSVALLVGFYVLTGGLVVALGALGFGWGSALDIFGGVAVRGLLFGSAFALLFTLVYVLGRVLLVRPPLPPGVRLTPERAPELWRIVRDLATQVDTRAPDEIRLVGEADVTVTDDARLFGLIPGRRTVTVGLPLLLAYTVDQLRAVLAHESGHFSRRHGATVRLAHHGRMLVVETARHTTVAVLRGFLTGYARLHVAVEQAVSRQLEYDADRYAVAAAGRSAMVDALRELRVVATGWAEYREHRITPAYDGGHLPEDLFGGFARYLAAYREEVRLRSVEVAPAEPAWWESHPPIGERIAALRFVRDVPVVADPRPATALLPDLDATGRELQRVLFDHAGIQLLPWEELAPLLADRTARDLAHPLYQAAARLTGRADADLGLLLDLFAADRYAELAEALAPDAEDEDALSALTVAFERAVEVAAVDSAAARWQDSGAATPELLTTDGTPLPLAELVDLAADPETVPAARDLLTGLGIRTSATRPVPALPH from the coding sequence GTGCGGACCTCACTGCGGGCGCTGCTGTCCGTCGCACTGCTCGTCGGTTTCTACGTCCTCACGGGCGGGCTGGTCGTGGCGCTCGGCGCACTCGGGTTCGGCTGGGGAAGCGCCCTGGACATCTTCGGCGGCGTCGCCGTGCGCGGGTTGCTCTTCGGCTCGGCGTTCGCGCTGCTCTTCACCCTGGTGTACGTCCTGGGTCGGGTGCTGCTGGTCCGCCCGCCCCTGCCGCCGGGGGTCCGGCTCACCCCGGAACGGGCACCGGAGCTGTGGCGGATCGTGCGGGACCTCGCCACGCAGGTCGACACCCGCGCCCCCGACGAGATCCGGCTGGTCGGCGAGGCCGACGTCACCGTGACCGACGACGCCCGACTCTTCGGGCTGATCCCCGGCCGGCGCACGGTGACCGTCGGACTGCCGTTGCTGCTGGCGTACACCGTGGATCAGCTGCGGGCGGTCCTCGCCCACGAGTCGGGCCACTTCTCCCGCCGGCACGGCGCCACCGTCCGGCTGGCCCACCACGGCCGGATGCTGGTGGTGGAGACAGCCCGGCACACCACCGTCGCCGTCCTGCGCGGATTCCTCACCGGGTACGCCCGGCTCCACGTCGCCGTCGAGCAGGCCGTCAGCCGGCAGCTGGAGTACGACGCCGACCGGTACGCCGTCGCCGCCGCCGGCCGGTCCGCGATGGTCGACGCGCTGCGCGAGCTGCGGGTGGTGGCCACCGGCTGGGCCGAGTACCGGGAACACCGGATCACCCCGGCGTACGACGGTGGACATCTGCCGGAGGACCTGTTCGGCGGGTTCGCGAGGTACCTGGCCGCGTACCGCGAGGAGGTGCGGCTGCGCAGCGTGGAGGTGGCCCCGGCCGAGCCGGCCTGGTGGGAGTCCCACCCGCCGATCGGCGAGCGGATCGCCGCCCTGCGCTTCGTACGCGACGTGCCGGTCGTCGCCGACCCCCGTCCCGCCACCGCCCTGCTCCCCGACCTCGACGCGACGGGCCGGGAGCTCCAGCGGGTCCTCTTCGACCACGCCGGGATCCAGCTGCTGCCGTGGGAGGAACTCGCTCCGCTGCTCGCCGACCGGACCGCCCGGGACCTGGCCCACCCGCTCTATCAGGCGGCGGCCCGACTGACCGGCCGGGCCGACGCCGACCTGGGTCTGCTGCTCGACCTCTTCGCCGCCGACCGCTACGCCGAGCTGGCCGAGGCGCTCGCCCCGGACGCCGAGGACGAGGACGCCCTGAGCGCGCTGACCGTGGCCTTCGAGCGCGCCGTCGAGGTGGCGGCGGTCGACTCGGCGGCGGCGCGCTGGCAGGACTCCGGGGCCGCCACCCCCGAGCTGCTCACCACCGACGGGACGCCCCTGCCCCTGGCCGAGCTGGTCGACCTGGCCGCCGACCCGGAGACCGTGCCGGCCGCCCGGGACCTCCTCACCGGGCTGGGCATCCGTACCTCGGCCACCCGCCCCGTACCGGCCCTGCCCCACTGA